A DNA window from Zingiber officinale cultivar Zhangliang chromosome 3A, Zo_v1.1, whole genome shotgun sequence contains the following coding sequences:
- the LOC122051068 gene encoding uncharacterized protein LOC122051068 codes for MACTALPDAATLSRALFPTGAARSQWKVKDRRALRCRVRAETTATEKLGIKVVRNPPESELADLGVRQWSKWGCPPSKFPWTYTAKETCYLLEGKVKVFPEGQGDEFVEIQAGDLVEFPKGLSCTWDVSVAVDKHYNFE; via the exons ATGGCGTGCACAGCCCTCCCGGATGCCGCAACCTTATCTCGCGCTCTCTTCCCTACCGGAGCAGCTCGATCTCAGTGGAAGGTGAAGGATCGACGGGCGCTCCGTTGCCGGGTTAGGGCGGAGACCACGGCGACGGAGAAGTTGGGGATCAAGGTCGTGAGGAACCCGCCGGAATCCGAGCTCGCCGATCTCGGTGTTCGCCAGTGGTCCAA GTGGGGCTGTCCTCCCAGCAAATTTCCATGGACGTACACGGCGAAGGAGACTTGCTATCTGTTGGAAGGCAAGGTGAAGGTCTTCCCTGAAGGGCAAGGCGACGAGTTCGTGGAGATTCAGGCCGGTGATTTGGTGGAGTTCCCTAAAGGGTTGTCCTGCACTTGGGACGTCTCTGTTGCCGTGGACAAACATTACAACTTCGAGTGA
- the LOC122051070 gene encoding uncharacterized protein LOC122051070 → MAGFSSLSPRMKNFIVAGGLSGFVVGVYFYTMRAVSSTDELQVAIDKFEQMKGKNESGESSTSS, encoded by the coding sequence ATGGCAGGGTTCAGCAGCTTATCTCCAAGGATGAAAAACTTCATCGTCGCAGGTGGGTTGTCTGGTTTCGTCGTCGGCGTTTACTTCTACACCATGAGAGCAGTCAGTAGCACGGACGAACTCCAAGTCGCAATTGATAAGTTCGAGCAAATGAAGGGCAAAAATGAGTCTGGAGAGTCATCTACCAGTTCCTAA
- the LOC122051071 gene encoding inactive LRR receptor-like serine/threonine-protein kinase BIR2, with protein MATFLPCLLLSLLLLLPPTTTAQEDDVRCLRAVKASLDAGDSLRWNFTNATAGPGYVCNFVGVSCWNGQENRVLGLNLMSMSLAGSIPSDLRFCAAANNLDLSSNALSGPIPSQICSWLPYLVSLDLSNNQFNGTIPPDLSRCRYLNTLSLAGNQLRGEIPPSLVQLSRLIQLDLSGNRLSGPIPASLGERFASSSFNGNDGLCGRPVSSRCGRSRTRTRMIIIVAAGVFGAAASLFLAYLIWRFWSPTGKRAAPRDSRRWAERLRTHHHRLTPVSLFQNPIKKVKFGDLLSATSDFHRSNIIPAGSSRAGTSYKAVLPDGSALTVKRLNTCTVPENQFREEMGRLGQLRHPNLVPLLGFCLVEDERLLIYKHMPSGALASALESADAALDWPARVRIAVGAAGGLAWLHHGFRIPHLLQNLSSKSILLDEDYEARITDFGIARLLRTPTSDVQNTSQFLNGEFGEFGHTAPEYATNPDPTTKGDVFAFGVILMELATGKKATELDAAGEGSKGTLLDWVNLLSADGKIKEAIDPSLVGKGKDDEIMQVLKIASACVAPQPKERPSMHRVFENLKAVGEPYNCSEQLLDEFPLVYRKDESNNWI; from the coding sequence ATGGCGACCTTCTTGCCATGCCTGCTGCTTtccctgctgctgctgctgcctcCGACGACGACGGCGCAGGAGGACGACGTGCGGTGCCTTCGCGCAGTCAAGGCGTCGCTCGATGCCGGCGACTCCCTCAGGTGGAACTTCACCAACGCCACTGCGGGCCCGGGCTACGTCTGCAACTTCGTCGGAGTCTCCTGCTGGAACGGACAAGAGAACCGCGTCTTAGGGCTCAATCTTATGAGTATGTCCCTCGCCGGATCCATCCCCTCCGATCTCCGCTTCTGTGCCGCCGCTAACAACCTCGATCTCTCTTCCAACGCCCTTTCTGGCCCCATCCCCTCCCAGATCTGCTCCTGGCTGCCTTACCTGGTCAGCCTCGACCTGTCGAACAACCAGTTCAACGGCACCATCCCGCCGGATCTTTCCCGTTGCCGCTATCTCAACACCCTCAGCCTCGCCGGCAACCAGCTCCGGGGCGAGATTCCTCCGTCCCTCGTGCAGCTTTCCCGGCTCATTCAGCTCGATCTCTCCGGGAATCGCCTCTCCGGTCCAATCCCTGCCTCGCTCGGTGAAAGATTCGCTTCCTCCTCTTTCAACGGCAACGACGGCCTTTGCGGCCGTCCTGTTTCCTCCCGCTGCGGCCGTTCGCGCACGAGGACCAGAATGATCATCATCGTAGCTGCCGGCGTGTTCGGCGCCGCCGCCTCCCTCTTCCTCGCTTATCTGATTTGGCGGTTCTGGTCACCTACTGGAAAACGCGCGGCTCCCAGGGACAGCAGGCGGTGGGCCGAGCGGCTCCGGACGCATCACCACCGGCTCACGCCGGTCTCCCTGTTCCAGAATCCTATCAAGAAGGTCAAGTTCGGCGACCTGCTGTCCGCCACCTCGGATTTCCACCGGAGCAACATCATCCCCGCCGGAAGCTCGCGGGCGGGGACCTCCTACAAGGCCGTGCTCCCAGACGGCTCCGCGCTCACCGTAAAGCGGCTAAATACCTGCACGGTGCCGGAGAATCAGTTCCGTGAGGAAATGGGGCGCCTTGGGCAGCTCCGCCACCCCAACCTTGTTCCCCTCCTCGGCTTCTGCCTCGTAGAGGACGAAAGGCTTCTCATTTACAAGCACATGCCGAGCGGCGCGCTCGCCTCAGCCCTCGAATCGGCCGACGCCGCGCTTGACTGGCCGGCGAGGGTCCGGATAGCGGTCGGCGCTGCGGGCGGCCTCGCCTGGCTCCACCACGGCTTCCGGATCCCCCACCTCCTCCAAAACCTGAGCTCGAAGAGCATCCTCCTCGACGAGGACTACGAGGCGAGGATCACGGACTTCGGCATCGCGCGGCTGCTAAGAACGCCGACCTCCGATGTCCAGAACACAAGCCAATTCTTGAACGGAGAATTCGGGGAGTTCGGCCACACCGCGCCGGAGTACGCCACCAACCCGGACCCGACCACCAAGGGCGACGTGTTCGCATTCGGGGTCATTCTCATGGAGCTTGCCACCGGGAAGAAGGCCACCGAACTTGACGCAGCAGGGGAAGGGTCCAAGGGGACTTTACTGGACTGGGTGAATCTGCTTTCGGCAGACGGCAAGATCAAAGAGGCAATCGATCCTTCCCTTGTCGGTAAGGGAAAGGACGACGAGATAATGCAGGTCCTGAAGATCGCTTCAGCTTGCGTGGCTCCACAGCCCAAGGAAAGGCCTTCCATGCACAGGGTTTTCGAGAACTTGAAGGCCGTGGGGGAGCCCTACAATTGCTCGGAGCAGCTGCTCGATGAATTCCCTCTCGTTTATCGAAAAGATGAATCGAACAATTGGATCTAG